The Pseudomonas azotoformans genome has a segment encoding these proteins:
- the phnE gene encoding phosphonate ABC transporter, permease protein PhnE, translated as MTTLHAEAVGKRTWPQYLGWGLFLVLLAWAWHGAEMNPLALYRDSGNMATFAADFFPPDFHEWRSYLKEMIVTVQIALWGTVLAIVCSVPLGILCADNITPWWIHQPLRRVMDAFRSINEMVFAMLFVVAVGLGPFAGVLALWISTTGVLAKLFAEAVEAIDPGPVEGVRATGASALQEVIYGVIPQVMPLWVSYALYRFEANVRSATVVGMVGAGGIGVILWENIRAFQFVQTCAVLLVIIVVVSCIDVLSQRLRKQFI; from the coding sequence ATGACAACCTTGCACGCTGAAGCCGTCGGCAAACGCACCTGGCCGCAATACCTCGGCTGGGGCCTGTTCCTGGTCCTGCTGGCCTGGGCCTGGCACGGCGCCGAGATGAACCCGCTGGCGCTGTACCGCGACTCCGGAAACATGGCGACCTTCGCCGCCGACTTCTTCCCGCCGGACTTCCACGAGTGGCGCTCCTACCTCAAGGAGATGATCGTCACCGTGCAAATCGCCCTCTGGGGCACGGTGTTGGCCATCGTCTGCTCGGTGCCGCTGGGCATTCTCTGCGCCGACAACATCACCCCCTGGTGGATCCACCAACCGCTGCGCCGGGTGATGGACGCCTTCCGTTCCATCAATGAAATGGTGTTCGCGATGTTGTTCGTGGTCGCCGTCGGCCTCGGTCCCTTCGCTGGCGTTTTGGCCCTGTGGATCAGCACCACCGGCGTCCTCGCCAAGCTGTTTGCCGAGGCCGTCGAAGCCATCGACCCAGGCCCGGTGGAAGGCGTGCGTGCCACTGGCGCGAGTGCCTTGCAGGAAGTGATCTACGGCGTGATCCCCCAGGTGATGCCGCTGTGGGTGAGCTACGCGCTGTACCGCTTCGAAGCCAATGTGCGCTCGGCCACGGTGGTCGGCATGGTCGGCGCGGGCGGGATCGGCGTGATCCTTTGGGAAAACATCCGCGCCTTTCAGTTTGTACAAACCTGCGCGGTGCTGCTGGTGATCATCGTGGTGGTGAGCTGTATCGATGTGTTGTCCCAACGCCTGCGCAAGCAGTTCATCTGA
- a CDS encoding MFS transporter yields MSTAESHPPRGKIIMMAVIAGAVVTNIYCTQPVLPLIASDMGVAVSTVNLVAGAALLGFATGLSLLLPMGDRFDRRKLVLGQIALAFCFALAAAFAPSIWALIGASFGLGIVCCVPQQLVPFAAVMSQPHERGRNVGTVVSGIMLGILLGRTISGVVGEAYGWRAVYGMEAAFMIPVWFIAAKLLPPGVPSSTLSYPRLLASLWPLMRDNSPIRQSMMVQALLWACFNAFWVNLAGLLANGPWQLGSAWAGGFGIIGAVGALAASYGGRAADKVGCRKVIGASVGIVTLAFLLLAGAQTSLILLVLGVIVLDIGVQAGLVANQTRAFAVDPKAQGRINSLYMTATFVGGAIGATVSGWLMAQFGWVGIVEFGVVLGVAAGVIHWLGAPRPIQELA; encoded by the coding sequence ATGAGCACAGCCGAGAGTCACCCACCGCGAGGCAAGATCATCATGATGGCGGTGATCGCCGGGGCGGTGGTCACCAACATCTATTGCACCCAGCCGGTGCTGCCGCTAATTGCTTCGGACATGGGCGTGGCGGTGTCGACGGTCAACCTGGTGGCGGGCGCGGCACTGTTAGGGTTTGCCACCGGCCTGTCCCTGTTGCTGCCGATGGGCGACCGTTTTGACCGGCGCAAACTGGTGCTGGGCCAGATCGCGTTGGCGTTCTGTTTTGCCTTGGCGGCGGCGTTTGCACCGAGCATCTGGGCGCTGATCGGCGCGTCATTCGGCTTGGGTATCGTGTGTTGCGTGCCGCAACAACTGGTGCCGTTTGCAGCGGTGATGTCCCAGCCCCATGAGCGCGGGCGCAATGTGGGCACGGTGGTCAGCGGGATCATGCTGGGGATCTTGCTCGGGCGCACCATCAGCGGCGTGGTCGGTGAGGCGTATGGCTGGCGCGCGGTGTACGGCATGGAAGCAGCCTTCATGATTCCGGTGTGGTTTATCGCGGCCAAGCTGTTGCCGCCTGGGGTGCCGAGCAGCACGTTGTCCTACCCTCGCCTGCTGGCTTCACTGTGGCCGTTGATGCGCGATAACAGCCCGATCCGTCAATCGATGATGGTGCAGGCGTTGTTGTGGGCATGCTTCAACGCGTTTTGGGTGAATCTGGCCGGGTTGCTCGCCAATGGGCCATGGCAACTGGGCAGTGCCTGGGCCGGCGGCTTCGGGATTATCGGTGCGGTGGGCGCGCTCGCGGCGTCGTACGGTGGGCGCGCGGCGGACAAGGTGGGTTGCCGCAAGGTGATCGGGGCCAGTGTCGGGATTGTGACCTTGGCGTTTCTGTTACTGGCCGGGGCGCAGACCTCGCTGATCTTGCTGGTTTTGGGAGTGATCGTGCTGGATATCGGGGTGCAGGCAGGGCTGGTCGCGAACCAGACCCGCGCGTTTGCGGTGGACCCGAAGGCGCAGGGTCGGATCAACAGTTTGTACATGACCGCGACCTTTGTGGGCGGGGCGATTGGGGCGACGGTGAGTGGGTGGTTGATGGCGCAGTTTGGCTGGGTGGGAATTGTGGAGTTTGGGGTGGTGTTGGGGGTGGCGGCTGGGGTGATTCATTGGCTGGGTGCGCCGCGCCCCATTCAAGAGCTTGCATAA
- the phnC gene encoding phosphonate ABC transporter ATP-binding protein has translation MNHAIHVDHLNKTFAKKSALVDLELTIAPGEMVALIGASGSGKSTLLRHLAGLACCDKSNGGSVKVLGREVQASGRLNGKVRRLRADIGYIFQQFNLVNRLSVLDNVLLGCLGRMPRWRGNLGLFNAEEKAFALESLARVGLADLAAQRASTLSGGQQQRVAIARALTQRAEVILADEPIASLDPESARKVMEILADINRRDGKTVVVTLHQVDYAMRYCPRAVALKGGRIHFDGQGSEMSSHFLNDLYGADVDTSLMFSDQSRQTSVTPRLALARA, from the coding sequence ATGAATCACGCTATCCATGTCGATCACTTGAACAAGACCTTTGCGAAGAAATCCGCGTTGGTCGACCTCGAACTCACCATTGCCCCAGGTGAGATGGTCGCGCTGATTGGCGCTTCCGGTTCTGGCAAGTCCACCTTGTTGCGCCACTTGGCGGGCCTGGCCTGTTGCGACAAGAGCAATGGCGGCAGCGTCAAGGTGCTGGGCCGGGAAGTGCAGGCCAGTGGGCGCTTGAATGGCAAGGTGCGACGGCTGCGCGCAGACATCGGCTACATCTTCCAGCAGTTCAACCTGGTCAACCGTCTGAGCGTGCTCGACAACGTGCTGCTCGGTTGCCTGGGCCGCATGCCGCGCTGGCGCGGCAACCTCGGCTTGTTCAATGCTGAAGAGAAGGCGTTTGCCCTGGAGTCCCTGGCGCGCGTTGGCCTGGCTGACTTGGCCGCGCAGCGGGCTTCGACCTTGTCCGGCGGCCAGCAGCAGCGTGTGGCGATCGCCCGTGCGCTGACCCAGCGCGCCGAGGTGATCCTGGCCGATGAGCCTATCGCTTCGCTTGACCCGGAGTCGGCACGCAAGGTCATGGAGATCCTCGCCGACATCAACCGCCGCGACGGCAAGACCGTGGTGGTGACCCTGCATCAAGTCGATTACGCCATGCGTTATTGCCCGCGTGCCGTGGCCCTCAAAGGTGGCCGTATTCATTTCGACGGCCAGGGCAGCGAGATGAGCAGCCACTTCCTCAATGATTTGTACGGTGCCGACGTCGACACCAGCCTGATGTTTTCCGACCAGTCCCGCCAAACCTCCGTCACCCCTCGGCTGGCCCTGGCGCGCGCTTGA
- a CDS encoding DUF6124 family protein encodes MKKVTPNPPSSTTGQTPPDVIFTVRPGLSTEVALSNASEMLKSATVCAYDCAEHLGGSGRKQVLAVVQMIEIAQLLVNEALNRECPVA; translated from the coding sequence ATGAAAAAAGTCACGCCAAACCCTCCGTCATCCACCACGGGTCAAACCCCACCCGACGTAATTTTCACCGTCCGTCCCGGCCTCAGTACTGAAGTTGCCTTGAGCAACGCCAGCGAGATGCTTAAGTCGGCAACTGTCTGTGCGTACGACTGCGCTGAACATCTGGGTGGCTCGGGCCGCAAGCAAGTGCTGGCGGTAGTGCAGATGATTGAAATTGCGCAGTTGTTGGTGAATGAAGCGCTGAACCGGGAGTGTCCCGTGGCCTGA
- the phnD gene encoding phosphonate ABC transporter substrate-binding protein — translation MLNRIGHVFLSAVLLASVALGNAHAADKAINFGIMSTESSQNLKSIWQPFLDDMHKKTGLTINATFASDYAGLIQGMRFNKVDVAWLGNKAAMEAVDRSNGEIFAQTAAANGAAGYWSVLIVRKDSPINNVEDMLKNAKNLTFGNGDPNSTSGYLVPGYYVFAKNNVDAATAFKRTLNSSHEVNALSVAKGQLDVATFNTESWERLEVTQPDKAAMLKVIWKSPLIPADPMVWSKALSDSEKTKIRDFFAHYGDTDEEKAVLKNMQLGKFLASSDDQLLPIRQLELFKQRTTISADDKLEAADKAKKLADIDADLAKLQQRITELDKKTAANG, via the coding sequence ATGTTGAACCGTATCGGTCACGTCTTTCTGTCTGCGGTGTTGCTGGCCAGTGTGGCGTTGGGCAATGCCCATGCCGCCGACAAGGCGATCAACTTCGGCATCATGTCCACCGAGTCTTCGCAGAACCTCAAGAGCATCTGGCAGCCGTTCCTGGATGACATGCACAAGAAGACCGGCCTGACCATCAACGCCACCTTCGCCTCCGACTACGCCGGGCTGATCCAGGGCATGCGCTTCAACAAGGTCGACGTGGCCTGGCTCGGCAACAAGGCCGCGATGGAAGCGGTGGACCGCTCCAACGGCGAGATCTTCGCCCAGACCGCCGCCGCCAACGGTGCCGCCGGTTACTGGAGCGTGCTGATCGTGCGCAAGGACAGCCCGATCAACAACGTTGAAGACATGCTCAAGAACGCCAAGAACCTGACCTTTGGCAACGGTGACCCGAACTCCACCTCGGGCTACCTGGTGCCGGGTTACTACGTGTTTGCCAAGAACAATGTGGATGCCGCCACGGCGTTCAAGCGCACGCTCAACTCCAGCCATGAAGTGAACGCCTTGAGCGTCGCCAAAGGGCAGTTGGACGTCGCCACTTTCAACACCGAAAGCTGGGAGCGCCTGGAAGTCACCCAGCCGGACAAGGCCGCCATGCTCAAGGTGATCTGGAAATCACCGCTGATCCCGGCCGACCCGATGGTGTGGAGCAAGGCCTTGAGCGACAGCGAGAAAACCAAGATCCGCGACTTCTTCGCCCACTACGGTGACACCGATGAAGAGAAGGCCGTGCTGAAGAACATGCAACTGGGCAAGTTCCTTGCCTCCAGCGACGACCAACTGTTGCCGATCCGTCAGCTGGAGCTGTTCAAGCAGCGCACCACGATCAGTGCTGACGACAAGCTGGAAGCGGCTGATAAGGCCAAGAAGCTCGCTGATATCGATGCTGACCTGGCCAAGTTGCAGCAGCGCATCACCGAACTCGACAAGAAAACCGCAGCCAACGGCTAA
- a CDS encoding DUF695 domain-containing protein, which produces MKDKQSNKHSLTWLVLASVLTAGCAGHPAAPVVERNPCLDEGPVHSVAFDQCVDDRAADRAEALRLLLDDANPNPRQQALAEPGPDDYQDADFPDTPNPMLYQGTDSVTAAERRALPYKIRITWKYTSKTLRPAPRDLSRMEQMRSLIVPSVQEQGLAKWLCTVTGGQQVQWIFYAKSEESFRAQVNAALAKSGPYPLAFTTHKEPALSGEMGGAETVRITPKTCME; this is translated from the coding sequence TTGAAAGACAAGCAAAGTAACAAGCACTCGCTCACATGGCTGGTACTGGCAAGCGTACTGACCGCAGGCTGCGCAGGGCACCCTGCTGCACCCGTGGTCGAGCGCAACCCTTGCCTGGATGAAGGCCCGGTGCACAGCGTAGCGTTTGACCAGTGTGTGGATGATCGAGCGGCGGACCGAGCGGAAGCCCTCAGGCTCCTGCTGGACGATGCCAACCCCAACCCTCGCCAGCAAGCATTGGCCGAGCCTGGCCCTGACGACTACCAAGACGCCGACTTTCCAGACACACCCAACCCCATGCTTTACCAGGGTACAGACTCTGTCACGGCAGCTGAACGCCGGGCACTGCCCTACAAGATCAGAATCACCTGGAAGTACACCTCCAAAACCCTCAGGCCAGCGCCCCGAGACCTCTCCCGGATGGAACAGATGCGCAGCCTGATCGTGCCGTCCGTGCAGGAACAAGGGCTGGCGAAGTGGCTGTGCACGGTGACGGGTGGGCAGCAGGTGCAGTGGATTTTCTATGCCAAAAGCGAGGAAAGCTTCAGGGCCCAGGTGAATGCCGCGCTGGCCAAAAGCGGCCCCTACCCGCTGGCGTTCACGACCCATAAAGAACCTGCGCTGAGTGGTGAAATGGGCGGGGCTGAAACGGTCCGCATCACGCCCAAAACCTGTATGGAATGA
- the phnF gene encoding phosphonate metabolism transcriptional regulator PhnF has protein sequence MQLSRQDEPVYRELADILRRELSSYSAGDFLPGEVHMAERFGVNRHTLRRAIDELVFEGSLLRRQGKGTQVLDRPLIYPMGAETSYSQSLSAQGVGVEAVLLKRRYCYASRDEAQHLGIAEMAPMIELQTLRKLDHQPVSLIRHRYCASRAPLLADYTGGSLRQYLRERDLPLTRTQSLIGARLPNRDEAALLMMPRHLPALTVFTLSRDRDGRPVELAQSTSRSDRFQYQVVT, from the coding sequence ATGCAGTTGTCTAGACAAGATGAGCCGGTGTACCGCGAACTCGCGGATATCCTGCGCCGTGAATTGAGCAGCTACAGCGCCGGCGACTTCCTGCCTGGCGAGGTGCACATGGCCGAGCGTTTTGGCGTCAACCGCCACACGCTGCGCCGCGCCATCGACGAACTGGTGTTCGAAGGCAGCCTGTTGCGCCGCCAGGGCAAGGGCACCCAGGTACTTGATCGCCCCTTGATCTACCCGATGGGCGCCGAGACCTCCTACAGCCAGTCGCTGTCGGCCCAAGGCGTGGGCGTGGAAGCGGTGCTGCTCAAGCGCCGTTACTGCTACGCCAGTCGCGATGAGGCGCAGCACTTGGGCATTGCCGAAATGGCGCCGATGATCGAGTTGCAGACCCTGCGCAAACTCGACCACCAACCCGTCAGCCTGATTCGCCATCGCTACTGCGCCAGCCGGGCGCCGTTGCTGGCCGACTACACCGGCGGTTCGCTGCGCCAGTACCTGCGCGAACGCGACCTGCCGCTGACGCGCACCCAAAGCCTGATCGGTGCGCGCTTGCCCAACCGTGATGAAGCCGCGCTGCTGATGATGCCTCGGCACTTGCCAGCCCTCACCGTATTCACCCTTTCCCGCGATCGCGACGGCCGCCCGGTGGAGCTGGCACAGTCCACCAGCCGTTCGGATCGCTTCCAGTACCAAGTGGTGACCTGA
- the phnH gene encoding phosphonate C-P lyase system protein PhnH, translating to MNAQLLQPAFVDPVLDAQRGFRAALKALAEPGLIQHLPCAPRLDGLAPATYALCLAMLDGDTPLWLAPSFDTPLIRANLAFHCGCPLTANREDAVFALLGEQDLLDLSGFNHGNDRYPDQSCTLLVQLTDLESGRGLLWRGPGIKAQRQVQVPVPQAFWLERQRREAFPRGLDVLFAAGHHLIGLPRSSRVAEERA from the coding sequence ATGAATGCGCAACTGTTGCAACCGGCCTTTGTCGACCCGGTCCTGGACGCCCAGCGCGGTTTTCGTGCCGCCCTCAAAGCCTTGGCCGAACCCGGTTTGATCCAGCACCTGCCCTGCGCGCCGCGCCTCGATGGCCTGGCGCCCGCCACCTATGCCCTGTGCCTGGCGATGCTGGATGGGGACACGCCGCTGTGGCTGGCGCCGAGCTTCGACACGCCGCTGATCCGCGCCAACCTGGCGTTCCACTGTGGTTGCCCGTTGACGGCGAACCGTGAAGACGCGGTGTTCGCCTTGCTCGGTGAGCAAGACCTGCTCGACCTCAGTGGTTTCAACCACGGCAATGATCGCTATCCCGACCAGTCCTGCACCCTGCTTGTACAGCTCACCGACCTGGAATCCGGTCGCGGCCTGCTCTGGCGCGGCCCCGGCATCAAGGCCCAGCGCCAGGTTCAGGTGCCCGTGCCGCAAGCCTTCTGGCTGGAGCGCCAGCGTCGCGAAGCCTTCCCCCGTGGCCTGGATGTATTGTTTGCCGCCGGCCACCACCTGATCGGCCTGCCGCGCAGCAGCCGTGTCGCAGAGGAGCGTGCCTGA
- a CDS encoding LysR family transcriptional regulator, whose product MSVFVTVVDAGSLSAAARALDMPLATVSRKVTELETHLNTRLLHRTTRQLSLTDVGVSYLAACRRILEEIGEAERAATGEYTVPKGELTVTAPIVFGRLHIVPVVAQFLAQYPEISVNLMLTDRVVHLMEEQCDVAVRIGDLPDSSLKAVNVGNVRRVVCASPGYLQTHGEPATPQDLAAHDCITFDVLASVGAWVFGRGKSQQTVPVHSRLSVNTAEAAITASTLGVGVIRVLSYQVADALQKGDLQVVLQPYESAALPISLVHKGQAPLPLKVRAFLDFVAVRLRQRQTNMR is encoded by the coding sequence ATGTCAGTATTCGTTACGGTTGTGGACGCGGGCAGCCTGTCGGCGGCGGCGCGCGCGCTGGACATGCCGCTTGCCACCGTCAGCCGCAAAGTGACAGAGCTGGAAACCCACCTGAACACGCGCCTGCTGCACCGCACCACGCGGCAGCTGTCGCTCACGGACGTGGGCGTTTCCTACCTGGCGGCATGCCGGCGGATTCTGGAAGAGATTGGCGAGGCGGAGCGTGCGGCAACCGGCGAATATACCGTGCCCAAAGGCGAGCTGACGGTGACCGCGCCCATCGTATTCGGGCGTTTGCACATCGTGCCGGTGGTGGCGCAGTTTCTGGCGCAATACCCCGAGATCAGCGTCAACCTGATGCTCACCGACCGCGTGGTGCATCTGATGGAAGAGCAATGTGATGTCGCCGTACGCATCGGTGACCTGCCCGACAGTTCACTCAAGGCTGTCAACGTGGGCAATGTACGGCGAGTGGTGTGTGCCAGCCCCGGCTACCTGCAAACCCACGGCGAACCTGCCACGCCGCAGGATTTGGCGGCCCACGACTGCATCACCTTCGACGTGCTGGCCTCGGTGGGTGCCTGGGTGTTTGGACGTGGCAAATCGCAACAGACCGTGCCGGTGCATTCACGGCTGTCGGTGAACACCGCGGAAGCTGCGATTACCGCGTCGACGCTGGGCGTTGGCGTGATTCGCGTGTTGTCGTATCAAGTGGCGGATGCGCTGCAAAAAGGCGATTTACAGGTGGTGCTGCAGCCCTACGAATCAGCCGCCTTGCCCATCAGCCTGGTGCACAAAGGGCAGGCGCCGCTGCCGTTGAAAGTGCGCGCATTCCTGGACTTCGTCGCGGTGCGACTGCGTCAGCGGCAAACGAACATGCGCTGA
- a CDS encoding histidine phosphatase family protein produces the protein MNLYVVRHGETWANAEHRYLGALDPELTERGREQAASLSKKLPSGIEVLIVSPRVRAQQTAQILNGELNLELLTMGEFRERDVGVFEGLTQAEAKAMHPQLWAQNITRQWAVGPTGGESIADVVARVHQGLVELAALYPERVVLLVAHGFVAKVIRALARGDFSDFFNWQLSNGEMLVLDDFNVMAFPVTAPI, from the coding sequence ATGAACCTCTACGTTGTTCGCCACGGCGAAACCTGGGCAAACGCTGAGCACCGCTACCTCGGCGCGCTCGACCCGGAACTGACCGAGCGGGGTAGGGAACAGGCTGCGTCTCTCAGCAAGAAACTGCCCAGCGGCATTGAGGTGTTAATTGTCTCTCCGCGCGTGAGAGCCCAGCAAACCGCGCAAATTCTTAACGGTGAGTTGAATCTTGAGCTATTAACAATGGGCGAATTTCGCGAGCGTGACGTCGGTGTGTTCGAAGGGCTGACACAGGCTGAGGCAAAGGCAATGCACCCGCAGCTCTGGGCGCAGAACATAACGCGCCAATGGGCGGTTGGGCCAACGGGCGGTGAGTCGATTGCAGATGTGGTTGCCCGTGTACATCAAGGTTTGGTGGAACTGGCAGCGCTTTATCCTGAGCGTGTTGTACTGCTGGTCGCGCATGGATTTGTGGCGAAGGTGATTCGTGCTCTAGCCAGAGGAGACTTTTCGGACTTCTTTAACTGGCAGCTTTCGAATGGAGAGATGCTGGTTTTGGACGATTTCAACGTCATGGCGTTTCCAGTGACTGCCCCAATTTAA
- the phnG gene encoding phosphonate C-P lyase system protein PhnG, translated as MNLSPRQHWIGVLARAQLSELQPHEAALKDAEYQLIRAPEIGMTLVRGRMGGSGAPFNVGEMSVTRCVVRLADGRTGYSYLAGRDKAHAELAALADAHLQGTQPSLWLSDLITALANTQAARRAKKEADTAATKVEFFTLVRGEN; from the coding sequence ATGAATCTGTCCCCGCGTCAGCATTGGATTGGTGTGCTCGCCCGCGCCCAACTCAGTGAACTGCAACCTCACGAAGCCGCGTTGAAAGACGCGGAATACCAACTGATCCGCGCCCCGGAAATCGGCATGACCCTGGTGCGCGGCCGCATGGGCGGCAGTGGCGCGCCGTTCAACGTCGGCGAAATGAGCGTGACCCGCTGCGTGGTGCGCCTGGCCGATGGTCGCACCGGCTACAGCTACCTGGCCGGGCGCGATAAGGCCCATGCCGAGTTAGCGGCCCTGGCCGATGCCCATCTGCAAGGCACGCAGCCAAGTCTTTGGCTCAGCGATTTGATCACCGCGCTGGCCAATACACAGGCCGCTCGACGCGCGAAAAAAGAAGCCGACACCGCCGCCACCAAGGTCGAGTTCTTCACGTTGGTTCGAGGAGAAAACTGA
- a CDS encoding alpha-D-ribose 1-methylphosphonate 5-phosphate C-P-lyase PhnJ codes for MNDAAYNFAYLDEQTKRMIRRALLKAVAIPGYQVPFGGREMPLPYGWGTGGMQLTAAILGAEDVLKVIDQGADDTTNAVSIRRFFARTAGVATTEATPDATVIQTRHRIPETPLQADQIMVYQVPIPEPLRFIEPSETETRTMHALNDYGVMHVKLYEDIATFGHIATSYAYPVMVDERYVMDPSPIPKFDNPKLDMSPALMLFGAGREKRLYAVPPYTQVTSLDFEDHPFEVQKWEHNCAICGSHESFLDELILDDAGTQSFVCSDTWYCAQRVLENNQ; via the coding sequence ATGAATGACGCCGCCTACAACTTCGCTTACCTCGACGAACAGACCAAACGCATGATCCGCCGCGCCTTGCTCAAGGCCGTGGCGATCCCCGGTTACCAAGTGCCGTTCGGTGGCCGCGAAATGCCGTTGCCTTACGGCTGGGGCACCGGCGGCATGCAATTGACCGCCGCGATCCTCGGCGCGGAGGACGTGCTCAAAGTCATCGACCAGGGCGCCGACGACACCACCAACGCCGTGTCGATCCGCCGCTTTTTTGCGCGCACCGCAGGCGTCGCCACCACCGAAGCCACGCCGGACGCGACGGTGATCCAGACCCGCCACCGCATCCCGGAAACCCCGCTGCAGGCCGATCAGATCATGGTCTACCAGGTGCCGATTCCCGAGCCGCTGCGCTTTATCGAACCGTCCGAAACCGAGACCCGCACCATGCACGCCCTGAATGATTACGGGGTGATGCACGTGAAGCTTTACGAAGACATCGCCACCTTCGGCCATATCGCCACCAGCTACGCCTACCCGGTGATGGTCGACGAGCGCTACGTGATGGATCCGTCGCCGATCCCCAAATTCGACAACCCGAAACTCGACATGAGCCCGGCGCTGATGCTGTTCGGCGCCGGTCGCGAGAAGCGCCTGTACGCGGTGCCGCCCTACACCCAGGTCACCAGCCTGGACTTTGAAGACCACCCCTTCGAAGTACAGAAGTGGGAACACAACTGCGCCATCTGCGGCAGCCATGAATCGTTCCTCGATGAGCTGATTCTGGACGATGCGGGCACCCAGAGTTTCGTGTGTTCCGACACCTGGTATTGCGCCCAGCGGGTTCTGGAGAACAACCAATGA
- a CDS encoding carbon-phosphorus lyase complex subunit PhnI: protein MYVAVKGGEQAIDNAHRLLAKKRRGDTAIPELSVRQIREQLPLAVARVMTEGSLFDEELAALAIKQAAGDLVEAIFLLRAYRTTLPRFSPSLPIDTAQMSLSRRLSATFKDVPGGQLLGPTFDYTHRLLDFSLLAEGEYPGPQTTPDARIEACPRVLGLLAKEGLIKTETDDNASVADITRDPLEYPASRAERLQALARGDEGFLLALGYSTQRGYGRNHPFAGEIRIGDVEVWIDPPELGFPICLGSIEVTECEMVNQFVGSATELAQFTRGYGLAFGHAERKAMGMALVDRSLRAGEYNEEIVSPAQREEFVLAHCDNVEAAGFVSHLKLPHYVDFQSELELIRKLRQPAEGPSHE from the coding sequence ATGTACGTAGCCGTCAAAGGTGGCGAACAGGCCATCGACAATGCCCACCGCCTGCTGGCGAAAAAACGCCGGGGCGATACCGCGATTCCTGAACTGAGCGTGAGGCAAATCCGCGAGCAACTGCCCCTGGCTGTGGCACGGGTGATGACCGAAGGTTCGCTGTTCGACGAAGAACTCGCCGCGCTGGCGATCAAGCAAGCGGCGGGGGACCTGGTGGAAGCGATCTTCCTGCTGCGCGCCTACCGCACCACGCTGCCGCGCTTCAGCCCGAGCTTGCCGATCGACACTGCGCAGATGTCGTTGAGCCGGCGCCTGTCCGCCACGTTCAAGGACGTGCCCGGCGGCCAGTTGCTTGGCCCGACTTTCGATTACACCCACCGGCTGCTGGATTTTTCGCTGCTGGCCGAAGGTGAATACCCCGGCCCGCAGACTACGCCGGATGCGCGCATCGAAGCCTGCCCACGGGTGCTCGGCCTGCTCGCCAAAGAAGGCCTGATCAAGACCGAAACCGACGACAACGCCAGCGTCGCCGATATCACCCGCGACCCGCTGGAATACCCGGCCAGCCGCGCCGAACGCCTGCAAGCCCTGGCCCGTGGCGATGAAGGTTTCCTGTTGGCGCTGGGCTACTCGACCCAGCGTGGCTACGGCCGCAACCACCCGTTTGCCGGCGAGATTCGCATCGGCGACGTCGAGGTGTGGATCGACCCGCCAGAGCTGGGCTTTCCCATCTGCCTGGGCAGCATCGAAGTGACCGAGTGCGAGATGGTCAACCAGTTCGTCGGCTCAGCCACTGAACTGGCGCAGTTCACGCGCGGCTACGGGTTGGCCTTCGGGCATGCCGAGCGCAAGGCCATGGGCATGGCGCTGGTGGACCGTTCGCTGCGCGCGGGGGAATACAACGAAGAGATCGTCTCGCCGGCCCAGCGTGAAGAATTCGTACTGGCCCACTGCGACAACGTCGAGGCGGCCGGTTTTGTCTCGCACCTCAAATTACCGCACTACGTGGACTTCCAGTCCGAACTGGAACTGATCCGCAAACTGCGCCAACCGGCCGAGGGCCCGAGCCATGAATGA